A single region of the Scyliorhinus canicula unplaced genomic scaffold, sScyCan1.1, whole genome shotgun sequence genome encodes:
- the LOC119960910 gene encoding zinc finger protein 239-like — MEGKSTVHSEEKLDTFSVYGQDFSPSSGLTKHNCSHHREKPWKCGDCGKGFNYPSELGNHQRSHSGERPFTCSECEKGFTCSSSLQQHRQVHTDERPFKCPDCGKCYKSSRELTGHQRVHSDERPFKCSHCRTGFKTLSVLTVHQRIHTGERPFICSTCGKGFAHSSHLRTHQRIHTGERPFKCQDCEKGYTSSWELMFHQRVHTGERPFRCSHCGTGFRRSSDLIVHQRVHTGERPFNCSECGKGFTRLSTLLEHQRIHSGERPFTCSECGKGFTRSSHLLTHQRVHTGERPFTCSECGKGFSQSSHLVTHRRIHTGERPFTCPECGKGFTQSANLLLHQQLHK, encoded by the coding sequence atggaaggaaaaagcaccgtTCACAGTGAAGAGAAACTGGACACATTTTCTGTGTATGGACAAGACTTTAGTCCGTCATCTGGTCTGACAAAGCATAACTGCAGTCACCACAGAGAGAAGccgtggaaatgtggagactgtgggaagggcTTTAATTACCCATCTGAGCTGGGGAATCATCAGCGTAGTCAcagtggggagagaccgttcacttgctcggagtgtgagaagggattcacttgttCATCCTCCCTGCAGCAACACCGACAAGTTCACACAgacgagagaccttttaaatgtccagactgcgggaagtgctataaaagttcccgGGAACTGACTggtcatcaacgtgttcacagtgATGAGAGACCTTTCAAGTGCTCTCACTGCAGGACTGGTTTCAAGACATTATCTGTCCTCACTgtccaccagcgaattcacactggggagaggccgttcatctgctccacgTGTGGCAAAGGATTTGCTCACTCATcccacctgcggacacaccagcgaattcacaccggggagagaccttttaaatgtcagGACTGTGAGAAGGGCTATACAAGTTCCTGGGAACTGATGTTTCATCAACgtgtccacactggggagaggccgttcagatgttctcactgtgggactgggttcaggcgatcatctGATCTGATagtacatcagcgagttcacactggggagagacccttcaactgctctgagtgtgggaagggatttactcggtTATCCACCCTGCTGGAACATCAGCGCATCCACAGTGGAGAGAGGCCGTTTACCtgttccgagtgtgggaagggattcactcggtcatcccatctactgacacaccagcgagttcacactggggagaggccattcacctgctccgagtgtgggaaaggattcagtcaaTCATCCCACCTGGTGACACATcggcgcattcacactggggaaagaccattcacttgccccgagtgtgggaagggattcacacagtcagCCAACCTGCTGCTACACCAGCAACTTCACAAGTAA